A window of Miscanthus floridulus cultivar M001 chromosome 12, ASM1932011v1, whole genome shotgun sequence genomic DNA:
CGGTCAGCTAGAGGGGAGGGCCGAGGGCGTCGCTGAGCATTCAGAAGAGTGCAACTGTGTTCTGTTTGAAACTTTGAATTGAACCCATGACATCAGGCGCGTGGCTTAAGTTCGAATTCGAAGCGGATGCGACTATGCGAGggcttcggtctataaatacaaCCCGATGGGTCCTCTTTCCCCTGCTTTTCCACAAACACCTCCACAAGTAATTTGCTCCGCATTACGCACAACAGCACAGAACCTTTAAATAATCACGTCACCGTAATCTAATTAGCTTCTCTCTGCTAACAATCGAAATCAACTTCACGTTAATCTAATAACCGCTCGCCATGGACTGTTGCTTGCAAGTCGCTTGGTACGCTGGCATGGAGGCGATAACGGAGCAGTCCAATTTCATCTTCTCGCCTATGTCCCTCAGGGCTGGGCTCGCGCTGCTCGCCGTGGGCACGCAGGGCCCGACGTTGCGGCAGCTGCTAACGCTCCTGGGCTCCGAAAACTCGCGCCACCTCGATGGTGGCCATTGCGAGGCTCCTCACCAACGTGAGCACGTGGCCACAGCTCTCCTTTGCCGCCGGCATCTTCGTGGACCGCACGCTTTTCCTCTCGCCGGAGTTCGTGTCCTCCGCCGTCTCTGCTCACCACGCCGTCGCAAGATCTGTCGATTTAAAGAATCAGACTGCGGCGGCGACCGCTGAGGTGAGCGCTTTCATCGAGCGGGCCACGGCGGGGGGCATCCGCAACCTCCTGTCCGATGGCGCGGTTCACCGCGACACCAAGGTCGTGCTCGCCAACGGCATGCACTTCAAGGCGACGTGGGCACGGAGGTTCGACCCGTCGGATACCGTTCGCGGCAACTTCTACCGCCGCGACGGCGAGCCCGTGCGGGTGCCGTTCCTGTCGGACGCTGGCATGAAGTACGCCGAGAGCTTCGACGCCCCTGCAAGAACAAGGTCCTCCAGTGCTTCTACAAGATGGTTGGGCCTGACGGCAGGCTGGACTCAAAGGCGCCCTGCTTCTGCATGCTCATATTCCTGCCGCACAGGCGCGACGGGCTTCCCGACCTGCTGCGCCTGGCCGTGACCCAAGTTCGAGTTCTCCTTCACGTTCGACGCGGTGAACGCGCTCTGCCAGCTCGGCTGTCCGCGCCGGTCGCGGACGGTGCCGACCCTAGGGCTGGACAAAATAGTCACAGCTCGCTAAGTCGCTCCACTCGTGGCCGACTTGGTTCGGCTCCGTTCAGCTCATTTTAACTTTTTCATAAGATGAGCTGAAAGTCTAGCTCACtattttaacgagccagctcagCTCGTGAGCTACTCATGAGCTAAAATGAGTTGAGGCCTACCGGTCCATAACCCTGAATCAAAAGATGATAATGTTGATCTAGAAATGTCAACCTATTCTATTggtatgtaatccttattttcagttgtttcatatagattttgattttataattatcATGGTACTTAAATATTGATTTATGGATTATTTTTCAGGGAGAAGATGATAATGTTGATATTGAATTTGTGGACTTTCCTAAGTTTATGGTGGCAAGTAACTAATAAGTATGCTCGAACTGCATGTATCATGGATGAACTAACTATGTTTCATGATTGATACTTTTGATAAACCTGATGACTATTAATTGGTTGCACTATAGTGGACGTGACCTTCTGGAATTAATGTAGCATAAAAATTATAAATATGTGTGTCCTATTTTTTTTTAGCTCATGAGCTAAGCTACGCCTCTAACGTATAATATTAACGAGCTAAGCCGAGCTGGCTCGATAGCCTATCAGCTCGAGCTagaccgagccgagctggctcgggGACGGTGTGGAACATGCCACCTGAGGGGCTCTACGTGTCCGCTGTGAGGCAGACGTGCGCCGTGGAGGTCGACGAGGAGGCACCACAGCGGTTGCAGCGATGTACGCCGCTACGAGCCCGACATACAGTCCACCGGAGAGACCCCCGCCGCCATCGATGAGATTTGTGGCTGACCACCCGTTCATGTTCGCGATCGTCGAGTACGAGAAGGCCGAGGTCTTATTCCTAGGCCACGTCATGGACCCTTCCAAGGAGGATTGAATTGAGATCGACTCGGAGGCGGCGCAGTCTTATGGTTTAGGGCCGGGGCCGGCCTCATACGGAATGATGGCTAGTTGGGCTCGGCCCTTCGGGCTTCTTTTTTACCGTTTTCTGGACTGATTAATCGTTAATGGCCCGTCCTGTAATATACGTTGAGACTTTTTTTGTGAATAATATACGTTGAGACTTTTGCAGTCTGGTTTGGATTGTTACACTTGCCGATGGCAACGTGTTTCACAACAGCTACGTGTTTGAAGTTTTTTTCGTGTTTGaagtttttttaaataaaaaactgaCTTTTGCAGTCTTGTTTGGATTGttactgttagattgatctctaatttaATTGGACCCAACggtccagttgggcctttgatttgcgccctgatcggaggcgcccagtccaccatggctggagggacCCTGTCACCctacgctataaaaagaggtgggggccgacgactcttatcacgaggttgacctgagccgacctcctcaccgacaaaccctaaacccgatctaagtgaggggcgtagccagtgacggaaagccaccagccgcgccgcctgcTGCATCGACGACGACGTCTTCACTgccctcttcaccgaccgtcgctgcccatgCGCAGACTTCACCAACGAACCCGATGGCGGCCTCTGAACCCTCTCCCTCCGCGGTGTCAAGTTCGTCAGACCTCATCCACTCATCTCTGTCTCTCTATTGCTGCACTAGAATGTATCATAGGTCTTTGATTCATCAAGCACCCCGGCTAGATTCACTCCTAGACGATCTAAATagtctaacaatggtaccagagccactaGTTTCTAGGAttttagatctagaacgggtaaactgattagaaaaggaaaaagtAGATCAGATCCAGTGCGGgtctaagaagaagaagatggtttCGGCCAACAAAGGGTTTGGTTGAACCATAATTTCGATCCCTttggatctgagaaaagaagagggttcggatgaatcctaaccctaactgggtaaaaGAAAGACAAGAGGGTTTTCGGCCTTAAGAATGTAAGATGTCGAACTCTAAAACCGTAGAGTCCCCCTCTAGGGAAGATAAACAGTGCCATCCCGAAACCCTAACCTTAACGCAGTTAAACCCTAACCCATCCCAATCGGTCAAAACCAAGAAGAGCAAACAGATCCAAATCCGACtggggaagaaggggaaagggagacctacctcgtcggcgcgcggggaaaagaaagggCCGAGCCAAGGGCACTGCTCGCCGGGCTCCGGCCAAAGAGGCACCGCGGCCAGGCCACTCGACAGCGGCGCGCTCtctcgctggggagcgcgcacgccagcgagggggccggcgacggcgtcgTTGCTCCACTGCTTCGCCTGCTCGTCACTCGGTGCTGCGGTACTGAAGAGAGAAGATAGAGCGGCGAAGAGAGAAAGAGCAGAGGAGAAAGTGAGCTAGGGTTTCTGAGGAGGCCAGCGTTGACGGGTTTTTTTATTCACCCGAACTCACCGCTCGGCCGTTGGATCGGTGCAGACGGCCGAGATCAAGCGGGCCAGCGATGCTGCCCAGGCGGGCGCGCATGGCCGAGTCGCTTTGTCGGCCCAAgcctaggttgtggcctgggtgcggccGAGCGCCACGCAGAGCCGTGGGCCGAGTTGATTTTGGCCGTTTTGGGCCGAGAAAGAAAGAGCAAGAGCCCGtttttcatatttttctttttccaggaaattgaaaaatagaaattggctcaaaaaaaaagaattcccctgtgggtaaaattcaagaaaatgagTTCATTTATTCCGCTACGTAattaaagatgttattttcattattaaattcaaaccaacggaagaatttaattttgaaaaatgaatATGGTTTATGgtttaattgattataatattgttattattctaacCAACGttaattaatggcaatattatgatgttttgtcatgcattaattctatttct
This region includes:
- the LOC136495966 gene encoding putative non-inhibitory serpin-10, whose protein sequence is MVAIARLLTNVSTWPQLSFAAGIFVDRTLFLSPEFVSSAVSAHHAVARSVDLKNQTAAATAEVSAFIERATAGGIRNLLSDGAVHRDTKVVLANGMHFKATWARRFDPSDTVRGNFYRRDGEPVRVPFLSDAGMKYAESFDAPARTRLDSKAPCFCMLIFLPHRRDGLPDLLRLAVTQGEDDNVDIEFVDFPKFMVAMDVTFWN